One segment of Pyricularia oryzae 70-15 chromosome 3, whole genome shotgun sequence DNA contains the following:
- a CDS encoding E3 ubiquitin ligase complex SCF subunit scon-3, which produces MSEGQLQKVNLQSNDGQSIEVDRAVACRSRLIKDLIGDLGEEMVASTPIPIPNVSEAVLRKVLEWCEHHRNDPVQTSDEDSESRKKTTDIDEWDQKFMQVDQEMLFEIILASNYLDIKPLLDVGCKTVANMIKGKSPEEIRKTFNITNDFTPEEEEQIRRENEWAEDR; this is translated from the exons ATGTCAGAGGGTCAGCTGCAGAAAGTAAACCTTCAGAGCAACGATGGCCAGTCCATCGAGGTTG ATCGCGCCGTCGCATGCCGTTCGCGTTTGATCAAGGACCTGATCGGCGATTTGGGCGAGGAGATGGTCGCTTCCACACCGATTCCGATTCCGAACGTCAGCGAGGCCGTTCTGAGGAAGGTTCTTGAGTGGTGTGAGCACCACCGGAACGACCCTGTTCAGACCAGCGATGAGGACAGCGAAAGCCGCAAGAAGACTACCGATATCGATGAGTGGGATCAGAAGTTCATGCAGGTCGACCAGGAGATGCTGTTTGAGATCATTTTG GCGAGCAACTACCTTGATATTAAGCCGCTACTTGACGTTGGTTGCAAAACGGTTGCAAATATGATCAAGGGCAAGTCCCCAGAGGAGATTCGCAAGACTTTCAACATCACCAACGACTTTACACCCGAGGAGGAAGAACAGATCCGTCGTGAGAACGAGTGGGCTGAGGACCGTTAA
- a CDS encoding GPI mannosyltransferase 4 → MWRRTYLFLVLVRLYFALSPSYLHPDENFQGPEVIAGQIFSYPVRHTWEFTSERPIRSVFPLWPVYGLPMLLLRWLWIGNGHDGEIPPIAVFWALRVLMFVLSFVLEDWAIHELIPSPRQRRTAVMLVASSYVTWTYQTHTFSNAIETLAVAWSLVLIERIVASPPQRDSLMASVVLGIICVFGVFNRITFPAFLLVPGIRLVPYFQQRPLSFVVLVLSGLVTALVAVVVDTAFYTRTVSWTDIVSNPVITPLNNLLYNISTENLAQHGLHPWYQHMLANLPLLIGPGALLLVLNARSTQRLYSALSGIFVLSIFQHQEARFLLPTVPLILSSVRLPKNPTMRQLWVTSWIIFNVALGVLMGVYHQGGIIPGQVFLSKQPDVTQAIWWKTYTPPIWLLNGKNEVLETRDVMGMKGEDVYAQLEQLATCDTPADRRSLEYLKEKNGTYLIAPLSTTWLDQYLPNKGLEGLRFREVWRHRQHFNLDDLDWAEDGVWGTLSRLIGRRGLAAWRITKSCPGQKGA, encoded by the exons ATGTGGCGGCGCACATATCTTTTCCTAGTCCTTGTGCGACTCTACTTTGCTTTGTCGCCTAGCTATCTGCACCCTGACGAAAATTTCCAAGGCCCCGAGGTCATCGCCG GTCAGATTTTCAGCTACCCAGTTCGGCACACATGGGAATTCACGAGCGAGAGACCGATCCGAAGCGTATTTCCGCTATGGCCGGTATACGGTCTCCCGATGCTATTGCTAAGGTGGTTGTGGATCGGAAATGGACATGACGGAGAGATTCCCCCGATCGCTGTCTTCTGGGCGCTCCGAGTTTTGATGTTTGTTCTTAGCTTTGTGCTTGAGGACTGGGCTATTCACGAGCTCATTCCTTCACCAAGGCAAAGGAGAACGGCTGTCATGCTCGTTGCATCGTCCTACGTCACTTGGACGTACCAGACACATACATTTTCCAACGCGATCGAGACCTTGGCTGTCGCGTGGAGCCTGGTACTCATCGAGCGCATCGTCGCAAGTCCACCG CAACGCGACTCACTCATGGCCTCTGTGGTGCTTGGTATCATCTGCGTGTTTGGTGTGTTCAACAGAATCACCTTTCCTGCGTTCTTATTGGTACCTGGGATTCGCCTTGTACCGTATTTCCAACAAAG GCCCTTATCATTTGTGGTACTTGTTCTGTCGGGACTTGTGACTGCATTGGTGGCAGTAGTCGTCGACACTGCATTCTACACCCGAACGGTTTCGTGGACAGACATTGTCTCCAATCCTGTCATCACACCCCTCAACAACCTCTTATATAACATTTCGACCGAGAACCTGGCGCAGCATGGACTTCATCCATGGTATCAACATATGCTGGCCAATCTACCTCTCCTTATTGGCCCTGGAGCTCTTTTGCTGGTGCTCAATGCTAGGTCTACACAACGACTTTACTCAGCTCTCTCTGGAATATTTGTGCTCTCTATATTTCAACACCAAGAAGCAAGGTTTCTCTTACCCACGGTGCCGCTGATACTGTCCTCAGTGCGCCTACCAAAGAACCCAACCATGCGACAGTTGTGGGTGACTTCATGGATAATATTCAACGTCGCACTAGGTGTCCTAATGGGTGTCTACCATCAGGGTGGGATTATCCCAGGACAAGTCTTCTTGAGCAAGCAGCCAGATGTCACGCAAGCTATATGGTGGAAAACATATACGCCACCAATTTGGCTGTTGAACGGAAAAAACGAAGTACTTGAGACCAGGGACGTCATGGGAATGAAGGGCGAGGATGTGTACGCCCAACTGGAGCAGCTTGCAACATGCGACACGCCAGCAGACAGGAGAAGTTTAGAGTACCTGAAGGAGAAAAACGGCACTTATCTGATTGCGCCACTTTCTACCACATGGCTGGACCAGTATTTGCCCAACAAGGGACTCGAAGGGTTGAGGTTTCGGGAGGTGTGGCGTCATAGACAACACTTCAACCTAGATGATTTGGATTGGGCAGAGGACGGAGTGTGGGGGACGCTTAGTCGCTTAATTGGGAGACGAGGATTGGCAGCTTGGAGGATAACCAAGAGTTGCCCAGGCCAAAAGGGGGCGTGA